From a single Streptomyces rubradiris genomic region:
- a CDS encoding GatB/YqeY domain-containing protein — MTTTLKSKLQDDLNAAIKGRDELRSSTLRLTLAAITKEEVAGKEKRELSDDEVLKVITREAKKRREAAEAFAQGGRAEQAEREKAEGEVLADYLPKQMSDEELDAIVAQAVAEAKAAGAEGPRAMGAVMKIVNPKVAGQAEGGRVAAAVKKHLQG; from the coding sequence ATGACCACCACGCTCAAGTCGAAGCTGCAGGACGACCTCAACGCCGCGATCAAGGGGCGCGACGAGCTCCGCTCCTCGACGCTCCGGCTGACCCTCGCCGCGATCACCAAGGAGGAGGTCGCGGGCAAGGAGAAGCGGGAGCTGTCCGACGACGAGGTCCTCAAGGTGATCACCCGCGAGGCGAAGAAGCGCCGTGAGGCGGCCGAGGCCTTCGCGCAGGGCGGCCGTGCCGAGCAAGCCGAGCGGGAGAAGGCCGAGGGCGAGGTACTCGCCGACTACCTGCCCAAGCAGATGTCCGACGAGGAACTGGACGCGATCGTCGCCCAGGCGGTGGCCGAGGCGAAGGCGGCCGGTGCCGAGGGGCCGCGGGCCATGGGCGCCGTCATGAAGATCGTGAACCCGAAGGTGGCCGGTCAGGCCGAGGGCGGCCGGGTCGCCGCCGCGGTGAAGAAGCACCTCCAGGGCTGA
- a CDS encoding RidA family protein produces the protein MSAVEARLAALGLTLPEVVPPLAAYQPAVRSGAYVYTAGQLPMVEGKLPVTGKVGAEVTPEEAKELARVCALNALAAVKSVVGDLDRVARVVKVVGFVASASDFTGQPGVVNGASELLGEVLGEKGVHARSAVGVAVLPLDAPVEVEIQVELAE, from the coding sequence GTGAGCGCGGTCGAGGCCAGGCTGGCCGCGCTGGGCCTGACCCTGCCGGAGGTGGTGCCGCCGCTGGCCGCCTACCAGCCGGCCGTGCGGTCCGGGGCGTACGTGTACACCGCCGGGCAGCTGCCGATGGTGGAGGGCAAGCTGCCGGTCACCGGCAAGGTGGGCGCCGAGGTCACCCCCGAGGAGGCCAAGGAGCTGGCCCGCGTCTGCGCGCTGAACGCGCTGGCCGCCGTGAAGTCCGTCGTCGGCGACCTGGACCGCGTCGCGCGCGTGGTGAAGGTCGTCGGCTTCGTCGCCTCGGCGTCCGACTTCACCGGGCAGCCCGGTGTCGTCAACGGCGCCAGCGAGCTGCTCGGCGAGGTCCTGGGCGAGAAGGGCGTGCACGCCCGCAGCGCGGTCGGCGTCGCGGTGCTGCCGCTGGACGCGCCGGTCGAGGTCGAGATCCAGGTCGAGCTGGCCGAGTAG
- a CDS encoding Pr6Pr family membrane protein encodes MTAPIPRDIPDLPAVPGPPVLLPAPVPATAVVAPVRRPTAAVFRLLIAVTAAVGVALELLLGGPARMLSYFSVQATALLAVITFLSATRAWRARRPLPPAVTGAALLYVVIGALIYHLLLAHTTPPFSMTGATTAPERWHAQWTALQILHVLVPAAAVLDWLLLTPAARLRLRQTAAWLLYPLAYLAFTFIRGALLSPSAPSRHLYPFLDATAHGYRGTLANALLLGLGIYALSVLLVALDHTRPTPTRHRL; translated from the coding sequence ATGACCGCCCCGATACCCAGGGACATCCCGGACCTGCCCGCGGTCCCGGGCCCGCCCGTCCTGCTGCCCGCCCCCGTCCCGGCCACGGCGGTGGTGGCCCCGGTGCGCCGCCCGACGGCCGCGGTGTTCCGTCTGCTGATCGCCGTGACGGCGGCGGTCGGGGTCGCGCTGGAACTACTGCTGGGCGGTCCGGCCCGCATGCTGAGCTACTTCAGCGTCCAGGCCACCGCGCTGCTGGCCGTGATCACGTTCCTGTCGGCGACGAGGGCCTGGCGGGCCCGCCGCCCGCTCCCGCCGGCGGTGACCGGCGCCGCGCTCCTCTACGTCGTGATCGGCGCCCTGATCTACCACCTGCTCCTGGCCCACACGACGCCGCCGTTCTCCATGACCGGCGCGACGACGGCCCCGGAACGCTGGCACGCCCAGTGGACGGCGCTCCAGATTCTCCACGTACTGGTCCCGGCGGCGGCGGTACTGGACTGGCTGCTGCTCACCCCCGCGGCCCGCCTGCGCCTCCGCCAGACCGCGGCCTGGCTCCTGTACCCCTTGGCCTACCTGGCCTTCACCTTCATCCGGGGCGCGCTCCTGTCACCGTCCGCCCCGTCCCGCCACCTCTATCCCTTCCTGGACGCGACGGCCCACGGCTACCGCGGCACCCTGGCGAACGCCCTCCTCCTGGGCCTCGGGATCTACGCCCTGTCGGTCCTCCTGGTGGCCTTGGACCACACCCGCCCGACCCCGACCCGCCACCGCCTCTGA
- a CDS encoding transglycosylase domain-containing protein yields MPKKRSGGGLSPMQQAAKFLGVSVLAGAVMAGIALPAAGALGLAAKGSVKGFDEIPADLKSPQLSQRTTILDSQGKQIATVYSRDRTVVDLKDISPYMQKAIVAIEDSRFYKHGAVDLKGVLRALNKNAQEGGVAQGASTLTQQLVKNYFIEEAGDDPTKVAEATQQTLGRKIRELKYAIQIEDKLGKKKILENYLNITFFGEQAYGVEAASQRYFSKHAKDLNLQESALLAGIVQSPSRYDPVNDEAEATKRRNIVLQRMAELGDISQQEADEAKREPLGLHTSRPKNGCITAVKGAGFFCDYVRQVILTDPVFGKTKEARAKLWNRGGLTVRTTLDPQAQESVQDSVKDHVYRSDAVATAATIVEPGTGKILAMGQSRPYGVNVNDGETTINLSVNQDMGGGAGYQPGSTFKPIVAAAAVEGGKSPGQEYSSPYEMAYPSPVTACGGKVWRNDPRRPEKLKNENDSERGPYGMAEATAKSVNTYYVQLISDIGICPVIDMAKKMGVARADGRKIVQAPSIALGTQEVSPLTMASAYAAFASRGMYCTPVAIESVTQKIGSEQKSLPVPKSTCSRAMSENTADTISTLLKGVVEDGTGQEAGLGSRPSAGKTGTTDERFAAWFVGYTPNMAGAVWVGDPQHKRKMTNITIGGVPHDKVYGGEVPGPIWRDMMSGALENRPAPDFHLVDLPDDGHDEDDRGKGDREETDDRNGDTTGRTTGGLIGGLTNGGTADGGTTAGALGGSFPTPTFSLPENFIQGQGDGWNGGNGGIGGNGGNGGNGRGGRGH; encoded by the coding sequence ATGCCAAAGAAGCGCTCGGGCGGTGGTCTGTCGCCCATGCAGCAGGCCGCCAAGTTCCTCGGTGTCAGTGTGCTCGCCGGAGCCGTCATGGCGGGCATCGCGCTGCCCGCGGCCGGAGCGCTGGGCCTCGCGGCCAAGGGCTCGGTCAAGGGCTTCGACGAGATCCCGGCCGACTTGAAGAGCCCCCAGCTGAGCCAGCGCACCACCATCCTGGACAGCCAGGGGAAGCAGATCGCGACGGTCTATTCCCGCGACCGTACGGTGGTGGACCTCAAGGACATCTCGCCGTACATGCAGAAGGCGATCGTCGCGATCGAGGACTCGCGCTTCTACAAGCACGGTGCCGTCGACCTCAAGGGCGTGCTGCGCGCCCTGAACAAGAACGCGCAGGAGGGTGGGGTCGCCCAGGGCGCTTCCACACTCACCCAGCAGCTGGTGAAGAACTACTTCATCGAGGAGGCCGGCGACGACCCGACGAAGGTCGCCGAGGCCACCCAGCAGACACTGGGCCGCAAGATCCGCGAGCTGAAGTACGCCATCCAGATCGAGGACAAGCTCGGCAAGAAGAAGATCCTCGAGAACTATCTGAACATCACGTTCTTCGGCGAGCAGGCCTACGGCGTCGAGGCCGCCTCCCAGCGTTACTTCTCCAAGCACGCCAAGGACCTCAACCTCCAGGAGTCGGCACTGCTGGCCGGCATCGTGCAGTCCCCGAGCCGGTACGACCCGGTCAACGACGAGGCCGAGGCCACCAAGCGGCGCAACATCGTGCTCCAGCGGATGGCGGAGCTGGGCGACATCTCCCAGCAGGAGGCCGACGAGGCGAAGCGCGAACCGCTCGGCCTGCACACCAGCCGCCCCAAGAACGGCTGCATCACCGCGGTCAAGGGCGCCGGCTTCTTCTGTGACTACGTCCGCCAGGTCATCCTCACCGACCCGGTCTTCGGCAAGACGAAGGAAGCGCGGGCCAAGCTCTGGAACCGGGGCGGCCTGACGGTCCGTACGACGCTCGACCCGCAGGCGCAGGAATCCGTGCAGGACTCCGTCAAGGACCACGTCTACCGCAGCGACGCCGTGGCCACCGCCGCGACCATCGTCGAGCCCGGCACCGGCAAGATCCTCGCCATGGGCCAGTCCCGCCCGTACGGCGTCAACGTCAACGACGGCGAGACGACGATCAACCTGTCCGTGAACCAGGACATGGGCGGCGGCGCCGGCTACCAGCCCGGCTCCACGTTCAAGCCGATCGTCGCCGCGGCGGCCGTCGAGGGCGGCAAGTCCCCGGGGCAGGAGTACTCGTCGCCGTACGAGATGGCGTACCCGAGCCCGGTGACCGCGTGCGGCGGCAAGGTCTGGCGCAACGACCCGAGGCGGCCGGAGAAGCTGAAGAACGAGAACGACTCCGAGCGCGGCCCGTACGGCATGGCGGAGGCCACCGCGAAGTCGGTCAACACCTACTACGTGCAGCTGATCAGCGACATCGGCATCTGCCCGGTCATCGACATGGCCAAGAAGATGGGCGTGGCGCGCGCGGACGGCCGCAAGATCGTCCAGGCGCCCTCCATCGCGCTCGGCACCCAGGAGGTGTCCCCGCTGACGATGGCGAGCGCCTACGCCGCCTTCGCCTCGCGCGGCATGTACTGCACCCCGGTCGCCATCGAGTCGGTCACCCAGAAGATCGGCAGCGAGCAGAAGTCCCTTCCGGTGCCGAAGTCGACCTGCTCACGGGCGATGTCGGAGAACACCGCGGACACGATCAGCACGCTCCTCAAGGGCGTGGTCGAGGACGGCACGGGCCAGGAGGCCGGCCTCGGCAGCCGCCCGAGCGCGGGCAAGACGGGTACGACGGACGAGCGCTTCGCAGCCTGGTTCGTCGGCTACACCCCGAACATGGCGGGCGCGGTCTGGGTCGGCGACCCGCAGCACAAGCGCAAGATGACCAACATCACCATCGGCGGCGTCCCGCACGACAAGGTCTACGGCGGCGAGGTCCCGGGGCCGATCTGGCGCGACATGATGTCCGGCGCGCTGGAGAACAGGCCCGCTCCGGACTTCCATCTGGTCGACCTTCCCGACGACGGCCACGACGAGGACGACCGGGGAAAAGGCGACCGGGAGGAGACCGACGACCGCAACGGGGACACGACGGGGCGGACGACCGGGGGACTGATCGGCGGCCTGACGAACGGCGGCACCGCTGACGGCGGCACCACCGCGGGCGCCCTCGGCGGCTCCTTCCCGACACCGACGTTCTCCCTCCCCGAGAACTTCATCCAGGGGCAGGGGGATGGCTGGAACGGCGGGAACGGGGGGATCGGCGGAAACGGTGGCAACGGCGGCAACGGCCGCGGGGGCCGGGGGCACTAG
- a CDS encoding ArsA family ATPase — MSPDPAEASEAAQEPEQARRLSSARELDVDPLLDDPKTRIVVCCGSGGVGKTTTAAALGLRAAERGRKVVVLTIDPAKRLAQSMGIDSLDNVPRRVKGTEGDGELHAMMLDMKRTFDEVVEAHADPARAAAILANPFYQSLSAGFAGTQEYMAMEKLGQLRARDEWDLIVVDTPPSRSALDFLDAPKRLGSFLDGRLIRLLTAPAKLGGRAGMAFLNVGMSMMTGTLGKLLGGQLLKDVQTFVAAMDTTFGGFRTRADATYKLLQAPGTAFLVVAAPERDALREAAYFVERLAAESMPLVGLVLNRVHGSGAGRLSAERALAAAENLADPRIVDQAGGKAGHRNSPDTQGSSQSSAPETAAPAPEEGSPADTERSVDRLTAGLLRLHAERMRLLARERRTRDRFTARHPEVAMVEVPALPGDVHDLAGLRDIGDRLAAQRPERTEHI; from the coding sequence ATGAGTCCGGACCCGGCCGAGGCATCCGAGGCGGCACAGGAGCCCGAGCAGGCCCGCCGCCTGTCTTCCGCGCGCGAGCTGGACGTGGACCCGCTGCTGGACGACCCGAAGACCCGGATCGTGGTGTGCTGCGGCTCGGGCGGGGTCGGCAAGACGACGACCGCGGCGGCGCTCGGGCTCAGGGCCGCCGAGCGGGGCCGCAAGGTGGTCGTGCTGACCATCGACCCGGCCAAGCGGCTGGCCCAGTCGATGGGGATCGACTCCCTCGACAACGTGCCCCGCAGGGTGAAGGGCACCGAGGGCGACGGCGAGCTGCACGCCATGATGCTCGACATGAAGCGCACCTTCGACGAGGTCGTGGAGGCGCACGCGGACCCGGCACGGGCCGCCGCGATCCTGGCGAACCCCTTCTACCAGTCACTCTCGGCGGGCTTCGCTGGCACGCAGGAGTACATGGCGATGGAGAAGCTGGGCCAGCTGCGGGCGCGGGACGAGTGGGACCTCATCGTGGTCGACACCCCGCCGTCCCGCTCGGCGCTGGACTTCCTGGACGCGCCCAAGCGGCTCGGCTCCTTCCTGGACGGCCGGCTCATCCGCCTGCTGACCGCTCCGGCGAAGCTGGGCGGCCGGGCCGGGATGGCCTTCCTCAACGTCGGCATGTCGATGATGACGGGCACGCTCGGCAAGCTGCTGGGCGGTCAGCTGCTGAAGGACGTGCAGACGTTCGTGGCCGCGATGGACACCACGTTCGGCGGCTTCCGCACCCGCGCGGACGCCACCTACAAGCTTCTCCAGGCGCCCGGTACGGCGTTCCTGGTGGTTGCGGCCCCGGAGCGGGACGCTCTGCGTGAGGCCGCGTACTTCGTGGAGCGGCTGGCCGCGGAGAGCATGCCGCTGGTGGGCCTGGTGCTGAACCGCGTCCATGGCAGCGGGGCCGGCCGGCTGTCGGCCGAGCGGGCGCTCGCGGCCGCGGAAAATCTTGCGGACCCCCGCATTGTGGATCAGGCGGGCGGGAAAGCTGGACATCGTAACTCTCCCGACACGCAAGGCAGTTCACAATCTTCCGCACCGGAGACCGCTGCCCCTGCTCCCGAGGAAGGCTCCCCCGCCGACACGGAGCGCTCGGTCGACCGGCTCACCGCGGGCCTGCTGAGGTTGCACGCCGAGCGCATGCGGCTGCTCGCCCGCGAGCGGCGCACACGCGACCGCTTCACCGCCCGGCACCCCGAGGTGGCGATGGTCGAGGTACCCGCGCTGCCCGGCGATGTCCACGACCTCGCGGGCCTGCGCGACATCGGGGACCGACTGGCGGCCCAACGGCCTGAACGGACGGAGCACATATAG
- a CDS encoding MBL fold metallo-hydrolase — translation MTDASALPGQPRGGALSGPATARAVNVLAPNASAMTLDGTNTWIVAEPDSGLAVVIDPGPLDDGHLRNVVDTAEKAGKRIALTLLTHGHPDHAEGAARFAELTGTRVRALDPALRLGDEGLAAGDVVSVGGLELRVVPTPGHTADSLSFHLPADRAVLTGDTVLGRGTTVVAHPDGRLGDYLDSLRRLRSLTVDDGVHTVLPGHGPVLEDAQGAVEFYLAHRAHRLAQVETAVENGHRTPAEVVAHVYADVDRSLWPAAELSVRAQLDYLSEHGLI, via the coding sequence ATGACCGACGCGAGCGCGCTGCCGGGCCAGCCCCGGGGCGGAGCCCTGTCCGGGCCGGCCACCGCGCGGGCGGTCAACGTCCTCGCGCCCAACGCCTCCGCGATGACCCTGGACGGCACCAACACCTGGATCGTCGCCGAGCCCGATTCCGGCCTGGCCGTGGTGATCGACCCCGGTCCGCTCGACGACGGACACCTCCGCAACGTCGTGGACACGGCGGAGAAGGCCGGCAAACGCATAGCCCTGACCCTGCTGACCCACGGTCACCCCGACCACGCCGAGGGCGCCGCCCGGTTCGCCGAGCTGACCGGCACGCGCGTGCGCGCGCTGGACCCGGCCCTGCGGCTCGGCGACGAGGGCCTGGCCGCCGGGGACGTGGTCAGTGTCGGCGGTCTGGAGCTGCGGGTCGTACCCACCCCCGGGCACACCGCGGACTCGCTGTCCTTCCACCTCCCGGCCGACCGGGCGGTGCTGACCGGCGACACCGTCCTCGGGCGCGGTACGACGGTCGTGGCGCACCCGGACGGCAGGCTCGGGGACTATCTGGACTCCCTGCGGCGGTTGCGGTCCCTGACGGTGGACGACGGCGTGCACACCGTCCTGCCGGGCCACGGGCCGGTCCTGGAAGACGCCCAGGGTGCCGTGGAGTTCTACCTCGCCCACCGCGCCCACCGGCTCGCCCAGGTGGAGACCGCGGTCGAGAACGGTCACCGCACCCCGGCCGAGGTCGTCGCCCACGTCTACGCCGACGTGGACCGTTCGCTGTGGCCGGCGGCGGAACTGTCGGTCCGGGCCCAGCTGGACTACCTCAGCGAGCACGGGCTGATCTAG
- a CDS encoding Crp/Fnr family transcriptional regulator, with amino-acid sequence MDDVLRRNPLFAALDDEQAAELRASMSEVTLARGDSLFHEGDPGDRLYVVTEGKVKLHRTSPDGRENMLAVVGPGELIGELSLFDPGPRTATATALTEVKLLGLGHGDLQPWLNARPEVAGALLRAVARRLRKTNDAMSDLVFSDVPGRVARALLDLSRRFGVQSEEGIHVVHDLTQEELAQLVGASRETVNKALADFAQRGWLRLEARAVILLDVERLAKRSR; translated from the coding sequence GTGGACGACGTTCTGCGGCGCAACCCGCTCTTCGCGGCTCTCGACGACGAGCAGGCCGCGGAGCTTCGCGCCTCCATGAGTGAGGTGACCCTCGCACGCGGCGATTCCCTGTTCCACGAGGGCGACCCCGGGGACCGGCTGTACGTCGTCACCGAAGGCAAGGTCAAGCTGCACCGCACTTCCCCCGACGGCCGGGAGAACATGCTCGCCGTCGTCGGCCCCGGCGAACTCATCGGCGAACTGTCGCTGTTCGACCCGGGCCCCCGCACCGCCACCGCGACCGCGCTGACCGAGGTCAAGCTGCTCGGTCTCGGCCACGGTGACCTCCAGCCCTGGCTGAACGCCCGCCCCGAGGTGGCCGGCGCCCTGCTGCGGGCCGTCGCCCGCCGTCTGCGCAAGACCAACGACGCCATGTCCGACCTGGTCTTCTCCGACGTCCCCGGCCGGGTGGCCCGCGCCCTGCTGGACCTCTCGCGCCGCTTCGGCGTGCAGTCGGAGGAGGGCATCCACGTCGTCCACGACCTGACCCAGGAGGAACTGGCCCAGCTGGTCGGCGCCTCCCGCGAGACCGTGAACAAGGCCCTCGCCGACTTCGCCCAGCGCGGCTGGCTCCGCCTGGAGGCGCGCGCCGTGATCCTGCTGGACGTGGAGCGACTGGCCAAGCGGTCGCGCTGA
- a CDS encoding ArsA family ATPase, with translation MSRLQVVSGKGGTGKTTVAAALALALATEGKRTLLVEVEGRQGIAQLFETEALPYEERKIAVAPGGGEVYALAIDPELALLDYLQMFYKLGGAGRALKKLGAIDFATTIAPGLRDVLLTGKACEAVRRKDRSGRFAYDYVVMDAPPTGRVTRFLNVNDEVAGLAKIGPIHNQAQAVMRVLKSPETAVHLVTLLEEMPVQETADGIAELRAARLPVGRVIVNMVRPQVLDAADLELVRTVERSSVAQALSAAGLGGARPGGNAEKLVDPLLEQAAEYAERYTLEQEQRAVLTELGLPLHELPLLAEGMDLAGLYELATELRKQGLS, from the coding sequence GTGAGCAGGCTCCAGGTCGTCAGCGGCAAGGGCGGGACCGGAAAGACGACGGTCGCCGCCGCACTCGCGCTGGCCCTCGCGACCGAGGGGAAGCGGACGCTTCTCGTGGAGGTCGAGGGCCGGCAGGGCATCGCACAACTCTTCGAGACGGAGGCGTTGCCCTATGAAGAGCGGAAGATCGCGGTCGCTCCGGGCGGCGGGGAGGTGTACGCCCTCGCCATCGACCCCGAACTGGCCCTCCTGGACTACCTCCAGATGTTCTACAAGCTCGGGGGCGCGGGCCGGGCCCTGAAGAAGCTCGGCGCGATCGACTTCGCCACCACCATCGCGCCCGGCCTCAGGGACGTCCTGCTGACCGGCAAGGCGTGTGAGGCGGTGCGCCGCAAGGACCGCTCGGGGCGGTTCGCGTACGACTACGTGGTCATGGACGCCCCGCCGACCGGCCGTGTCACCCGCTTCCTGAACGTGAACGACGAGGTGGCGGGCCTGGCGAAGATCGGCCCGATACACAATCAGGCGCAGGCCGTGATGCGGGTGCTGAAGTCGCCGGAGACGGCGGTGCACCTGGTGACGCTGCTGGAGGAGATGCCGGTCCAGGAGACCGCCGACGGCATCGCCGAACTCCGCGCGGCCCGGCTGCCGGTGGGCCGGGTCATCGTGAACATGGTCCGGCCGCAGGTGTTGGACGCGGCCGACCTGGAACTCGTACGGACCGTGGAGCGTTCCTCCGTGGCGCAGGCGCTCTCGGCGGCGGGCCTGGGCGGTGCCCGGCCCGGCGGGAACGCCGAGAAACTGGTGGACCCGCTGCTGGAGCAGGCCGCGGAGTACGCCGAGCGGTACACGCTGGAGCAGGAGCAGCGCGCGGTCCTCACCGAGCTGGGCCTGCCGCTGCACGAACTCCCGCTGCTCGCCGAGGGCATGGACCTGGCGGGCCTGTACGAACTCGCCACCGAGCTGCGGAAGCAGGGGTTGTCATGA
- a CDS encoding metallophosphoesterase encodes MRARYGIPLGIVAAGTAGLVYAAGFEARSFRLRRVTVPVLPPGMRPLRVLQVSDIHMVGGQRKKQRWLQSLAGLRPDFVINTGDNLSDPEGVPEVLDALGPLMEFPGAYVFGSNDYYGPKLRNPARYLLEKASGRHGLNGNAPAVGAIHNPWEDLRDGFDAAGWLNLTNTRGTLKIEGVSIEMTGLDDPHIKRDRYARVAGGPSEGHDFSMGVVHAPYLRVLDAFTADDYPLILAGHTHGGQLCIPFYGALVTNCDLDTDRVKGLSTHTVEGRTSYLHVSAGCGTNRYTPVRFACPPEATLLTLVEKR; translated from the coding sequence ATGCGCGCGCGATACGGAATCCCCCTGGGAATCGTGGCGGCCGGCACCGCCGGCCTGGTCTATGCGGCGGGCTTCGAGGCCCGTTCCTTCCGCCTCCGACGGGTCACCGTCCCCGTCCTGCCCCCGGGCATGCGCCCGCTGCGCGTGCTCCAGGTCTCCGACATCCACATGGTCGGCGGCCAGCGCAAGAAGCAGCGCTGGCTGCAGTCGCTGGCCGGGCTGCGCCCCGACTTCGTGATCAACACCGGGGACAACCTGTCGGACCCCGAGGGCGTCCCGGAAGTGCTGGACGCGCTGGGCCCGCTGATGGAGTTCCCGGGCGCTTACGTCTTCGGCTCCAACGACTACTACGGCCCCAAGCTGCGCAACCCCGCCCGCTACCTGCTGGAGAAGGCGAGCGGACGCCACGGGCTGAACGGCAACGCGCCGGCGGTGGGCGCGATCCACAACCCGTGGGAGGACCTGCGGGACGGCTTCGACGCGGCGGGCTGGCTGAACCTGACCAACACGCGGGGAACCCTCAAGATCGAGGGCGTCTCCATCGAGATGACCGGCCTGGACGACCCGCACATCAAGCGGGACCGCTACGCCCGGGTGGCCGGCGGCCCGTCAGAGGGGCACGACTTCTCGATGGGCGTGGTCCACGCGCCGTACCTGCGGGTACTGGACGCGTTCACGGCGGACGACTACCCCCTGATCCTGGCCGGCCACACCCACGGCGGCCAGCTGTGCATCCCCTTCTACGGCGCCCTGGTCACCAACTGCGACCTGGACACGGACCGCGTGAAGGGCCTGTCCACGCACACCGTGGAGGGCCGTACGTCCTACCTCCACGTCTCGGCCGGCTGCGGCACGAACCGCTACACCCCGGTCCGCTTCGCGTGCCCGCCGGAGGCGACGTTGCTGACGCTGGTGGAGAAGCGGTAA
- the wblA gene encoding transcriptional regulator WblA, which produces MGWVTDWSAQAACRTTDPDELFVQGAAQNRAKAVCTGCPVRTECLADALDNRVEFGVWGGMTERERRALLRRRPTVTSWRRLLETARSEYERGAGIVSLDNDEVYENYAAVS; this is translated from the coding sequence ATGGGCTGGGTAACCGACTGGAGTGCGCAGGCCGCCTGCCGCACTACCGATCCGGATGAACTGTTCGTTCAGGGAGCAGCGCAGAACAGGGCCAAGGCGGTGTGCACCGGATGTCCGGTGCGTACCGAGTGCCTGGCCGACGCGCTGGACAACCGCGTGGAGTTCGGCGTGTGGGGAGGCATGACGGAGCGTGAGCGCCGTGCGCTGCTGCGCAGGCGGCCCACCGTGACCTCCTGGCGCAGACTCCTGGAAACCGCCCGCTCGGAGTACGAGCGGGGAGCGGGGATCGTATCCCTCGACAACGACGAGGTGTACGAGAACTACGCCGCGGTGAGCTGA
- a CDS encoding DUF4177 domain-containing protein, protein MTKWEYATVPLLVHATKQILDNWGEDGWELVQVVPGPNPEQLVAYLKREKQA, encoded by the coding sequence ATGACCAAGTGGGAATACGCAACCGTGCCGCTGCTCGTCCACGCCACGAAGCAGATTCTGGACAACTGGGGCGAGGACGGCTGGGAACTCGTCCAGGTCGTGCCCGGGCCGAACCCGGAGCAGCTGGTGGCCTACCTGAAGCGGGAGAAGCAGGCGTGA
- the nth gene encoding endonuclease III, translated as MGERAPDGSSKTGKSAKKAVGAEGETSPAKKAAKKVTKRAANPAETPAEKPVEKSPGTPAGKKPAPAAKKPAPAAKKTAPGKKAASAKKTPAAKKTPAAKKTAPSETAATKTTSAKKTAVAKKVKPADVVLPAEAVVEKAAPVKKIAVRPPGGESPTALVRRARRINRELAEVYPYAHPELDFENPFQLLVATVLSAQTTDLRVNQTTPALFARYPTPEDLAAADPDEVEQILRPCGFFRAKTRSVIGLSKSLVENFDGEVPGRLEDLVTLPGVGRKTAFVVLGNAYGRPGITVDTHFQRLVRRWKWTDETDPDKIEAAVGALFPKSEWTDLSHHVIWHGRRICHARKPACGACPIAPLCPAYGEGETDPEKAKKLLKYEKGGFPGQRLNPPQAYLDAGGRPAPPLGAA; from the coding sequence GTGGGCGAACGCGCGCCTGATGGAAGTAGTAAAACAGGCAAATCGGCTAAAAAGGCTGTCGGGGCGGAGGGGGAGACCTCACCCGCGAAGAAGGCGGCGAAGAAGGTCACGAAGCGGGCCGCGAACCCCGCCGAGACACCTGCTGAGAAGCCCGTCGAGAAATCCCCCGGGACGCCCGCCGGGAAGAAACCGGCACCGGCGGCCAAGAAACCGGCACCGGCGGCCAAGAAGACGGCTCCCGGCAAGAAGGCCGCGTCCGCGAAGAAGACGCCCGCCGCGAAGAAGACGCCCGCCGCCAAGAAGACCGCGCCTTCCGAGACCGCCGCCACGAAGACGACCTCCGCCAAGAAGACCGCGGTCGCCAAGAAGGTGAAGCCGGCCGACGTGGTCCTCCCCGCCGAAGCCGTCGTCGAGAAGGCCGCGCCCGTCAAGAAGATCGCCGTCCGGCCGCCGGGCGGCGAGTCCCCCACCGCCCTGGTCCGGCGTGCCCGCCGCATCAACCGCGAGCTGGCCGAGGTGTACCCCTACGCCCACCCCGAGCTGGACTTCGAGAACCCCTTCCAGCTGCTGGTCGCCACCGTGCTGTCGGCCCAGACCACCGACCTGCGCGTCAACCAGACCACCCCGGCGCTCTTCGCCCGGTACCCCACCCCGGAGGACCTCGCCGCAGCCGACCCGGACGAGGTCGAGCAGATCCTGCGGCCCTGTGGCTTCTTCCGGGCCAAGACGAGGTCGGTCATAGGGCTCTCCAAGTCGCTCGTCGAGAACTTCGACGGCGAGGTGCCCGGACGGCTGGAGGACCTGGTCACGCTGCCCGGCGTGGGCCGCAAGACGGCCTTCGTCGTCCTCGGCAACGCCTACGGCCGCCCCGGGATCACCGTCGACACCCACTTCCAGCGGCTCGTGCGGCGCTGGAAGTGGACCGACGAGACCGACCCCGACAAGATCGAGGCCGCCGTCGGCGCGCTCTTCCCGAAGAGCGAGTGGACCGACCTGTCCCACCACGTCATCTGGCACGGCCGGCGCATCTGCCACGCCCGCAAGCCCGCCTGCGGCGCCTGCCCCATCGCCCCGCTGTGCCCCGCGTACGGCGAGGGCGAGACCGACCCGGAGAAGGCGAAGAAGCTGCTCAAGTACGAGAAGG